In one window of Serinus canaria isolate serCan28SL12 chromosome 18, serCan2020, whole genome shotgun sequence DNA:
- the CASKIN2 gene encoding caskin-2 isoform X5, with product MGQTLFCVLGELLGSAKRLNVNYQDADGFSALHHAALGGSLDLISLLLEAQATVDIKDSNGMRPLHYAAWQGRVEPVRVLLRAAASVNMASLDGQIPLHLSAQYGHYEVSEMLLQHQSNPCLINKAKKTPLDLACEFGRLKVAQLLLNSHLCVALLEGQSKDATDPNYTTPLHLAAKNGHKEIIRQLLKAGIEINKQTKTGTALHEAALYGKTEVVRLLLEVNTGGVDVNIRNTYNQTALDIVNQFTTSHASKDIKQLLREASGILKVRALKDFWNLHDPTALNIRAGDVITVLEQHPDGRWKGHIHDAQKGTDRVGYFPPSIAEVISKRTGMVVPRVAPAQQRQGPPGALPAPPGGLQHLPDECPHPAAPSGPAAFGHLTLTRMAPGPDSSAGDRNSVGSEGSIGSIRSAGSGQSTEGTNGQSTSILIENARPLPSTGDNLQQHLLGSEPHNGTSPAGPQGLQTPGSCPPGDRVFSQQFLRPEQLFEGKDAEAIYNWLREFQLESYTVNFLNAGYDVPTISRMTPEDLTAIGVTKPGHRKKISTEIGQLSIAEWLPNYIPADLMDWLSAIGLPQYHKKLVNNGYDSITIVTDLTWEDLQEIGINKLGHQKKIMLAVKKLRDLRKSLNQAEATLARRKVPGSLDIVTIESLENGECQSPHTLKMTTFQDSELSYELQTAMSNSCHDTLGIKSSQGMSRSQESIGVRSRGSGHSQDNVLSRRLSSPSQESLGSGESSSSSGQSCAPPRSKESPASLPGRPSPEPYGKLVSPEGLNGFANGGGGGSPLKERNLPEGMDQYTWPVAQKGAETPAVTPCTPPQTPSKGTAPYVFMYPHVSLKSPTTPSILGPEQPKALAHFPSISPGQKSSLQTSAQKGFFYLHSQCGPTEPPTTGEHHNGGEGLKHKKRSHSLNRYALSDGEHEEEEGAPSSTLGSYATLTRRPGRSQMPRACLQADAKVTRSQSFAIRAKRKGPPPPPPKRLSSVSSALAAEADGEQPPSPECQPTAAQDVVDTSATPSDAGRGRTVKSLAAALEGTPGVSPSKPLLAPKPLHMTQDCFPRADVGERSHDSSDASSATLSSGSRDPFESGKPRRRTVSEPSTPMTEVAAQSEQEDACSDTEEEAKPGVSSSSSQNSSSECIPFAEEGNLTIKQRPKPSGHSKADAAVPDMEPGSQPAEPQGSAEKEPTVHAVTKEPPVLEFNLTESDTVKRRPRFREREPLQAVLKAFSMAGQAEAGGTSTPQYAQAQAVSIAGPPNSAPAPQPTLARDAFDDDSVEFRIAEIEKSILSLEKGMKKAPSPTKAPSPTELVGTAVVRTPTPDVPAKHTSVASTKLVFSGPKTIYQQILQPSRHTVAPWAATEAVPDVIGSLPSPGSLTLETGSKVSPKPLAAAPGATLAQQRLEQTNSSLAATLQAAEKKITAEEAESHSGTVHLAKNILEDISNMFDDLADQLDAMLD from the exons ATGGGCCAGACGCtgttctgtgtgctgggag agctcctgggatcTGCCAAGCGCCTGAACGTGAACTACCAGGATGCGGACGG GTTCTCAGCACTGCACCACGCAGCCCTGGGCGGCAGCCTGGACCTCATCTcgctgctgctggaagcacaggCTACCGTTGACATCAAGGACAGCAACG GGATGCGGCCCCTGCACTACGCAGCATGGCAGGGCCGCGTGGAGCCCGTGCGGGTGCTGCTCCGCGCCGCCGCCTCCGTCAACATGGCCTCGCTGGACGGACAGATCCCGCTGCACCTCTCAGCACAGTACGGCCACTACGAGGTG TCAGagatgctgctccagcaccagtCGAACCCGTGCCTCATCAACAAGGCGAAGAAAACCCCGCTGGACTTGGCCTGCGAGTTTGGGCGGCTGAAG gtggcccagctgctgctgaacagccATCTGTGTGTCGCCCTGCTGGAGGGACAATCCAAGGATGCCACTGACCCCAACTACACCACTCCACTGCATCTGGCAGCCAAGAACGGGCACAAGGAGATCATCAG gcagctgctgaaggcTGGGATTGAGATCAACAAGCAGACAAagacaggcacagccctgcacgAGGCCGCGCTCTACGGCAAAACAGAGGTGGTGCGGCTCCTGCTGGAGGTGAACAcg GGTGGAGTTGATGTGAACATTAGGAACACCTACAACCAGACAGCACTGGACATCGTCAACCAGTTCACCACCTCACACGCCAGCAAGGACATCAAGCAGCTGTTGAGAG AGGCATCAGGAATCCTGAAGGTCCGAGCTTTGAAGGATTTTTGGAACCTCCATGACCCAACTGCTCTCAACATCCGAGCAGGAGATGTCATCACG GTCCTGGAGCAGCATCCAGATGGCCGATGGAAGGGGCACATCCACGATGCTCAGAAAGGCACCGACCGGGTCGGGTACTTCCCCCCCTCCATTGCTGAAGTCATCAGCAAGCGGACAG GCATGGTTGTCCCCCGCGTGGCACCCGCGCAGCAGCGCCAGGGTCCCCCTGGggccctcccagcccccccTGGGGGtctgcagcacctccctgaCGAGTGTCCACACCCAGCAGCCCCGAGCGGCCCCGCGGCCTTTGGTCACCTCACCCTAACCCGGATGGCCCCAGGCCCTGACAGCTCAG CAGGAGACAGGAACAGCGTGGGCAGCGAGGGCAGCATCGGCAGCATCCGCAGTGCCGGCAGCGGCCAGAGCACCGAGGGCACCAATGGGCAGAGCACCAGCATCCTCATCGAGAATGCCAGG cctcTGCCCTCCACTGGTGACAACCTCCAGCAACACCTTTTGGGATCAGAGCCACACAATGGGACCTCCCCAGCAG GGCCACAGGGCCTCCAGACCCCAGGCAGCTGCCCTCCTGGAGACAGGGTCTTCTCCCAACAGTTCTTGCGTCCTGAGCAGCTCTTCGAGGGGAAG GATGCAGAAGCCATTTACAACTGGCTGCGTGAGTTCCAGCTGGAGTCATACACTGTCAACTTCCTCAACGCTGGCTACGATGTCCCCACCATCAGCCGCATGACCCCGGAG GATCTGACAGCCATCGGTGTGACCAAACCAGGCCACAGGAAAAAGATCTCTACAGAAATTGGGCAGCTCAGCATTGCTGAGTGGCTGCCCAACTACATCCCG GCTGACCTGATGGACTGGCTCAGTGCCATTGGGTTGCCCCAGTACCACAAAAAGCTGGTGAACAATGGCTACGATTCCATCACCATCGTGACGGACCTGACATGGGAGGACCTGCAAGAGATTGGCATCAACAAGCTGG gcCACCAGAAGAAGATCATGTTGGCTGTCAAGAAGCTCAGAGACCTCCGCAAAAGCCTCAATCAAGCAGAAGCAACTCTGGCAAGACGCAAAGTCCCCGGTTCCCTGGACATTGTCACCATTGAATCACTGGAAAATGGGGAGTGCCAGTCCCCACACACGCTCAAAATGACAACCTTCCAGGACAGTGAGCTCAGCTATGAGCTCCAGACGGCCATGTCCAACAGCTGCCATGACACATTGGGCATcaagagcagccagggaatgtcACGGAGCCAGGAGAGCATCGGGGTGCGGTCGCGGGGCTCAGGGCACTCGCAGGACAATGTGCTGTCCCGGCGCCTCTCCAGCCCCTCGCAGGAGAGCCTGGGCAGCGGcgagagcagcagcagcagtgggcagTCCTGTGCACCCCCCCGCAGCAAGgagagcccagccagcctgcCGGGCcggcccagccctgagccctaTGGGAAACTCGTGTCCCCCGAGGGGCTGAACGGCTTTGCCAATGGTGGCGGTGGGGGCAGCCCTCTCAAGGAAAGGAACCTGCCCGAAGGAATGGATCAGTACACCTGGCCCGTGGCTCAGAAAGGAGCCGAGACTCCAGCAGTCACTCCCTGTACTCCTCCCCAGACTCCCAGCAAGGGAACAGCCCCATACGTCTTCATGTACCCACACGTCTCCCTGAAATCCCCAACGACCCCGTCCATCCTGGGACCAGAGCAGCCCAAGGCCTTAGCACATTTCCCCTCCATCTCCCCTGGACAGAAGAGCAGCCTGCAGACGTCAGCCCAAAAAGGCTTCTTCTACCTTCACAGCCAGTGTGGCCCCACAGAGCCACCCACAACTGGGGAGCATCACAATGGAGGCGAAGGCTTGAAACACAAGAAGCGCTCGCACAGCCTGAACCGCTATGCGCTGTCGGATGGGGAgcatgaggaggaggagggggcccccagcagcaccctgggctccTATGCCACCCTGACACGGCGGCCGGGCCGCAGCCAGATGCCGCGGGCCTGTCTGCAGGCGGATGCCAAGGTGACCCGCAGCCAGTCCTTCGCCATCCGTGCCAAGCGCAAGGGCCCTCCACCGCCACCTCCCAAGCGcctcagctctgtgtccagTGCCCTCGCCGCCGAGGCCGATGGtgagcagccccccagccccgaGTGCCAGCCCACAGCCGCTCAGGATGTGGTTGACACAAGTGCCACCCCCAGTGATGCTGGCCGTGGCAGGACAGTGAAGAGCCTGGCAGCTGCGCTGGAGGGGACACCAGGTGTGAGTCCTTCCAAGCCCCTCTTGGCCCCAAAACCACTGCACATGACTCAGGACTGTTTCCCCCGGGCAGATGTGGGTGAGAGATCCCACGACAGCAGTGACGCCAGCAGTGCCACACTTtccagtggcagcagggaccCCTTTGAGAGTGGCAAGCCACGGAGACGGACAGTGAGTGAGCCCAGCACTCCTATGACAGAGGTGGCTGCGCAGAGTGAGCAGGAGGATGCCTGCTCAGACACAGAGGAGGAGGCCAAGCCGGGGGTCTCCTCTTCATCATCCCAGAACAGCTCCAGTGAATGCATCCCCTTTGCAGAAGAAGGCAATTTAACCATCAAACAGCGGCCAAAGCCCAGTGGGCATTCCAAGGCTGACGCAGCTGTGCCGGACATGGAGCCTGGttcccagccagcagagccccagggctccGCTGAGAAGGAGCCAACAGTCCACGCTGTCACTAAGGAGCCGCCCGTGCTGGAGTTCAATCTCACCGAGTCGGACACGGTGAAGCGCCGGCCGCGCTTCAGGGAGCGGGAGCCACTGCAGGCGGTGCTGAAGGCGTTCAGCATGGCGGGGCAGGCAGAGGCGGGAGGCACCTCCACACCCCAGTATGCCCAGGCCCAAGCCGTGAGCATCGCAGGCCCCCCCAACTCGGCACCAGCACCACAGCCCACACTGGCTAGGGATGCCTTTGACGATGACAGTGTGGAGTTCAGGATTGCTGAGATAGAAAAAAGCATCTTGTCGCTGGAGAAAGGGATGAAGAAGGCCCCAAGCCCCACcaaagcccccagccccacagagctggTTGGCACGGCTGTGGTGAGGACACCCACTCCAG ATGTCCCTGCCAAGCACACCTCAGTGGCATCCACCAAGCTTGTCTTCTCTGGACCCAAGACCATCTACCAGCAGATCCTGCAGCCCTCCCGCCACACTGTTGCTCCCTGGGCGGCCACTGAGGCGGTGCCTGATGTGATCGGGTCCCTGcccagtcctggctcactgaCACTGGAAACAGGCAGCAAGGTATCACCAAAGCCTTTGGCAGCTGCCCCGGGGGCCACTCTGGCCCAGCAGCGTCTGGAGCAGACCAACTCCAGCCTAGCTGCCAcgctgcaggcagcagagaagaaaatcacAGCGGAGGAGGCAGAGAG cCACTCTGGAACCGTGCACTTGGCCAAGAACATCTTGGAAGACATCAGTAACATGTTCGACGACCTGGCCGACCAGCTGGATGCAATGCTGGACTGA
- the CASKIN2 gene encoding caskin-2 isoform X3, whose protein sequence is MGREQELIQAVKNGDVPGVQKLVAKIKASKSKLLGSAKRLNVNYQDADGFSALHHAALGGSLDLISLLLEAQATVDIKDSNGMRPLHYAAWQGRVEPVRVLLRAAASVNMASLDGQIPLHLSAQYGHYEVSEMLLQHQSNPCLINKAKKTPLDLACEFGRLKVAQLLLNSHLCVALLEGQSKDATDPNYTTPLHLAAKNGHKEIIRQLLKAGIEINKQTKTGTALHEAALYGKTEVVRLLLEVNTGGVDVNIRNTYNQTALDIVNQFTTSHASKDIKQLLRGILKVRALKDFWNLHDPTALNIRAGDVITVLEQHPDGRWKGHIHDAQKGTDRVGYFPPSIAEVISKRTGMVVPRVAPAQQRQGPPGALPAPPGGLQHLPDECPHPAAPSGPAAFGHLTLTRMAPGPDSSAGDRNSVGSEGSIGSIRSAGSGQSTEGTNGQSTSILIENARPLPSTGDNLQQHLLGSEPHNGTSPAGPQGLQTPGSCPPGDRVFSQQFLRPEQLFEGKDAEAIYNWLREFQLESYTVNFLNAGYDVPTISRMTPEDLTAIGVTKPGHRKKISTEIGQLSIAEWLPNYIPADLMDWLSAIGLPQYHKKLVNNGYDSITIVTDLTWEDLQEIGINKLGHQKKIMLAVKKLRDLRKSLNQAEATLARRKVPGSLDIVTIESLENGECQSPHTLKMTTFQDSELSYELQTAMSNSCHDTLGIKSSQGMSRSQESIGVRSRGSGHSQDNVLSRRLSSPSQESLGSGESSSSSGQSCAPPRSKESPASLPGRPSPEPYGKLVSPEGLNGFANGGGGGSPLKERNLPEGMDQYTWPVAQKGAETPAVTPCTPPQTPSKGTAPYVFMYPHVSLKSPTTPSILGPEQPKALAHFPSISPGQKSSLQTSAQKGFFYLHSQCGPTEPPTTGEHHNGGEGLKHKKRSHSLNRYALSDGEHEEEEGAPSSTLGSYATLTRRPGRSQMPRACLQADAKVTRSQSFAIRAKRKGPPPPPPKRLSSVSSALAAEADGEQPPSPECQPTAAQDVVDTSATPSDAGRGRTVKSLAAALEGTPGVSPSKPLLAPKPLHMTQDCFPRADVGERSHDSSDASSATLSSGSRDPFESGKPRRRTVSEPSTPMTEVAAQSEQEDACSDTEEEAKPGVSSSSSQNSSSECIPFAEEGNLTIKQRPKPSGHSKADAAVPDMEPGSQPAEPQGSAEKEPTVHAVTKEPPVLEFNLTESDTVKRRPRFREREPLQAVLKAFSMAGQAEAGGTSTPQYAQAQAVSIAGPPNSAPAPQPTLARDAFDDDSVEFRIAEIEKSILSLEKGMKKAPSPTKAPSPTELVGTAVVRTPTPDVPAKHTSVASTKLVFSGPKTIYQQILQPSRHTVAPWAATEAVPDVIGSLPSPGSLTLETGSKVSPKPLAAAPGATLAQQRLEQTNSSLAATLQAAEKKITAEEAESHSGTVHLAKNILEDISNMFDDLADQLDAMLD, encoded by the exons agctcctgggatcTGCCAAGCGCCTGAACGTGAACTACCAGGATGCGGACGG GTTCTCAGCACTGCACCACGCAGCCCTGGGCGGCAGCCTGGACCTCATCTcgctgctgctggaagcacaggCTACCGTTGACATCAAGGACAGCAACG GGATGCGGCCCCTGCACTACGCAGCATGGCAGGGCCGCGTGGAGCCCGTGCGGGTGCTGCTCCGCGCCGCCGCCTCCGTCAACATGGCCTCGCTGGACGGACAGATCCCGCTGCACCTCTCAGCACAGTACGGCCACTACGAGGTG TCAGagatgctgctccagcaccagtCGAACCCGTGCCTCATCAACAAGGCGAAGAAAACCCCGCTGGACTTGGCCTGCGAGTTTGGGCGGCTGAAG gtggcccagctgctgctgaacagccATCTGTGTGTCGCCCTGCTGGAGGGACAATCCAAGGATGCCACTGACCCCAACTACACCACTCCACTGCATCTGGCAGCCAAGAACGGGCACAAGGAGATCATCAG gcagctgctgaaggcTGGGATTGAGATCAACAAGCAGACAAagacaggcacagccctgcacgAGGCCGCGCTCTACGGCAAAACAGAGGTGGTGCGGCTCCTGCTGGAGGTGAACAcg GGTGGAGTTGATGTGAACATTAGGAACACCTACAACCAGACAGCACTGGACATCGTCAACCAGTTCACCACCTCACACGCCAGCAAGGACATCAAGCAGCTGTTGAGAG GAATCCTGAAGGTCCGAGCTTTGAAGGATTTTTGGAACCTCCATGACCCAACTGCTCTCAACATCCGAGCAGGAGATGTCATCACG GTCCTGGAGCAGCATCCAGATGGCCGATGGAAGGGGCACATCCACGATGCTCAGAAAGGCACCGACCGGGTCGGGTACTTCCCCCCCTCCATTGCTGAAGTCATCAGCAAGCGGACAG GCATGGTTGTCCCCCGCGTGGCACCCGCGCAGCAGCGCCAGGGTCCCCCTGGggccctcccagcccccccTGGGGGtctgcagcacctccctgaCGAGTGTCCACACCCAGCAGCCCCGAGCGGCCCCGCGGCCTTTGGTCACCTCACCCTAACCCGGATGGCCCCAGGCCCTGACAGCTCAG CAGGAGACAGGAACAGCGTGGGCAGCGAGGGCAGCATCGGCAGCATCCGCAGTGCCGGCAGCGGCCAGAGCACCGAGGGCACCAATGGGCAGAGCACCAGCATCCTCATCGAGAATGCCAGG cctcTGCCCTCCACTGGTGACAACCTCCAGCAACACCTTTTGGGATCAGAGCCACACAATGGGACCTCCCCAGCAG GGCCACAGGGCCTCCAGACCCCAGGCAGCTGCCCTCCTGGAGACAGGGTCTTCTCCCAACAGTTCTTGCGTCCTGAGCAGCTCTTCGAGGGGAAG GATGCAGAAGCCATTTACAACTGGCTGCGTGAGTTCCAGCTGGAGTCATACACTGTCAACTTCCTCAACGCTGGCTACGATGTCCCCACCATCAGCCGCATGACCCCGGAG GATCTGACAGCCATCGGTGTGACCAAACCAGGCCACAGGAAAAAGATCTCTACAGAAATTGGGCAGCTCAGCATTGCTGAGTGGCTGCCCAACTACATCCCG GCTGACCTGATGGACTGGCTCAGTGCCATTGGGTTGCCCCAGTACCACAAAAAGCTGGTGAACAATGGCTACGATTCCATCACCATCGTGACGGACCTGACATGGGAGGACCTGCAAGAGATTGGCATCAACAAGCTGG gcCACCAGAAGAAGATCATGTTGGCTGTCAAGAAGCTCAGAGACCTCCGCAAAAGCCTCAATCAAGCAGAAGCAACTCTGGCAAGACGCAAAGTCCCCGGTTCCCTGGACATTGTCACCATTGAATCACTGGAAAATGGGGAGTGCCAGTCCCCACACACGCTCAAAATGACAACCTTCCAGGACAGTGAGCTCAGCTATGAGCTCCAGACGGCCATGTCCAACAGCTGCCATGACACATTGGGCATcaagagcagccagggaatgtcACGGAGCCAGGAGAGCATCGGGGTGCGGTCGCGGGGCTCAGGGCACTCGCAGGACAATGTGCTGTCCCGGCGCCTCTCCAGCCCCTCGCAGGAGAGCCTGGGCAGCGGcgagagcagcagcagcagtgggcagTCCTGTGCACCCCCCCGCAGCAAGgagagcccagccagcctgcCGGGCcggcccagccctgagccctaTGGGAAACTCGTGTCCCCCGAGGGGCTGAACGGCTTTGCCAATGGTGGCGGTGGGGGCAGCCCTCTCAAGGAAAGGAACCTGCCCGAAGGAATGGATCAGTACACCTGGCCCGTGGCTCAGAAAGGAGCCGAGACTCCAGCAGTCACTCCCTGTACTCCTCCCCAGACTCCCAGCAAGGGAACAGCCCCATACGTCTTCATGTACCCACACGTCTCCCTGAAATCCCCAACGACCCCGTCCATCCTGGGACCAGAGCAGCCCAAGGCCTTAGCACATTTCCCCTCCATCTCCCCTGGACAGAAGAGCAGCCTGCAGACGTCAGCCCAAAAAGGCTTCTTCTACCTTCACAGCCAGTGTGGCCCCACAGAGCCACCCACAACTGGGGAGCATCACAATGGAGGCGAAGGCTTGAAACACAAGAAGCGCTCGCACAGCCTGAACCGCTATGCGCTGTCGGATGGGGAgcatgaggaggaggagggggcccccagcagcaccctgggctccTATGCCACCCTGACACGGCGGCCGGGCCGCAGCCAGATGCCGCGGGCCTGTCTGCAGGCGGATGCCAAGGTGACCCGCAGCCAGTCCTTCGCCATCCGTGCCAAGCGCAAGGGCCCTCCACCGCCACCTCCCAAGCGcctcagctctgtgtccagTGCCCTCGCCGCCGAGGCCGATGGtgagcagccccccagccccgaGTGCCAGCCCACAGCCGCTCAGGATGTGGTTGACACAAGTGCCACCCCCAGTGATGCTGGCCGTGGCAGGACAGTGAAGAGCCTGGCAGCTGCGCTGGAGGGGACACCAGGTGTGAGTCCTTCCAAGCCCCTCTTGGCCCCAAAACCACTGCACATGACTCAGGACTGTTTCCCCCGGGCAGATGTGGGTGAGAGATCCCACGACAGCAGTGACGCCAGCAGTGCCACACTTtccagtggcagcagggaccCCTTTGAGAGTGGCAAGCCACGGAGACGGACAGTGAGTGAGCCCAGCACTCCTATGACAGAGGTGGCTGCGCAGAGTGAGCAGGAGGATGCCTGCTCAGACACAGAGGAGGAGGCCAAGCCGGGGGTCTCCTCTTCATCATCCCAGAACAGCTCCAGTGAATGCATCCCCTTTGCAGAAGAAGGCAATTTAACCATCAAACAGCGGCCAAAGCCCAGTGGGCATTCCAAGGCTGACGCAGCTGTGCCGGACATGGAGCCTGGttcccagccagcagagccccagggctccGCTGAGAAGGAGCCAACAGTCCACGCTGTCACTAAGGAGCCGCCCGTGCTGGAGTTCAATCTCACCGAGTCGGACACGGTGAAGCGCCGGCCGCGCTTCAGGGAGCGGGAGCCACTGCAGGCGGTGCTGAAGGCGTTCAGCATGGCGGGGCAGGCAGAGGCGGGAGGCACCTCCACACCCCAGTATGCCCAGGCCCAAGCCGTGAGCATCGCAGGCCCCCCCAACTCGGCACCAGCACCACAGCCCACACTGGCTAGGGATGCCTTTGACGATGACAGTGTGGAGTTCAGGATTGCTGAGATAGAAAAAAGCATCTTGTCGCTGGAGAAAGGGATGAAGAAGGCCCCAAGCCCCACcaaagcccccagccccacagagctggTTGGCACGGCTGTGGTGAGGACACCCACTCCAG ATGTCCCTGCCAAGCACACCTCAGTGGCATCCACCAAGCTTGTCTTCTCTGGACCCAAGACCATCTACCAGCAGATCCTGCAGCCCTCCCGCCACACTGTTGCTCCCTGGGCGGCCACTGAGGCGGTGCCTGATGTGATCGGGTCCCTGcccagtcctggctcactgaCACTGGAAACAGGCAGCAAGGTATCACCAAAGCCTTTGGCAGCTGCCCCGGGGGCCACTCTGGCCCAGCAGCGTCTGGAGCAGACCAACTCCAGCCTAGCTGCCAcgctgcaggcagcagagaagaaaatcacAGCGGAGGAGGCAGAGAG cCACTCTGGAACCGTGCACTTGGCCAAGAACATCTTGGAAGACATCAGTAACATGTTCGACGACCTGGCCGACCAGCTGGATGCAATGCTGGACTGA